A portion of the Natronogracilivirga saccharolytica genome contains these proteins:
- a CDS encoding DoxX family protein, giving the protein MVNASNDQNKDIALLLLRLGVGIIFIVAGWGKITGIEGTQGFFGEIGIPLPGLMAWIVAIVEFVGGILVLVGAYIRIPAILLAIIMVVALLTTKVIPGESFSAYRLDLMLLLASAALALMGSGKFSLDDKLGSK; this is encoded by the coding sequence ATGGTAAATGCATCAAACGATCAGAATAAAGACATTGCGCTGCTTCTGCTCCGACTTGGTGTCGGAATTATTTTCATCGTGGCCGGATGGGGAAAAATTACCGGAATTGAGGGAACACAAGGTTTTTTTGGTGAAATCGGGATACCGCTTCCCGGGCTGATGGCATGGATTGTTGCCATTGTTGAATTCGTTGGCGGTATACTGGTACTTGTCGGAGCCTACATCCGTATTCCTGCTATTCTGCTGGCCATAATCATGGTCGTTGCCCTTCTCACTACCAAAGTCATACCCGGGGAATCTTTTTCAGCATACCGGCTTGACCTGATGCTTCTTCTTGCCAGTGCCGCACTCGCACTGATGGGAAGCGGAAAGTTTTCCCTGGACGACAAACTGGGCAGCAAATAA
- a CDS encoding metal-dependent hydrolase: MDPLTHALTGAAAAQSVAPEEKHRPAAFTAAIAGLLPDVETFMHMPSDPLFNIEIHRQFTHAFLFIPVGALLTAGLLWYVMRRHLSFRELFFYSFLGFATHGLLDAATSYGTELLWPFADTRFAWNLLPIIDPLLTGVMAVLTTAAFYYRKRMFGWIFFGWLLLYLTFGFVQRERGISAAGELAEDRGHRIERLVVKPTIGNLLLWRSTYIAGDTVHVDAIRSGIFSPQIIYEGDAAPIIRPETDFAEWKGTTLYNDLLRFRRFSDGYLIRHPEKDDIIGDARYSMIPNDLNPLWGIRADTTRPDRHVPFLNFRDAGQEVRQTFIDQLTGRENR; the protein is encoded by the coding sequence ATGGATCCACTGACGCATGCATTGACCGGTGCCGCTGCCGCCCAGTCGGTCGCCCCCGAAGAAAAGCACCGTCCCGCCGCCTTTACCGCCGCCATTGCCGGACTCCTTCCCGACGTTGAGACGTTCATGCACATGCCGTCGGATCCCCTTTTCAACATCGAAATTCACCGGCAGTTTACTCACGCGTTTCTTTTCATACCCGTCGGTGCACTCCTCACCGCAGGCCTGCTGTGGTATGTCATGCGCAGGCACCTCTCTTTCCGCGAACTCTTTTTTTACAGTTTTCTCGGTTTCGCAACCCACGGACTTCTGGATGCCGCCACCAGCTACGGAACCGAGTTGCTCTGGCCTTTCGCTGACACGCGTTTTGCCTGGAACCTGCTGCCTATCATTGACCCGCTGCTCACCGGGGTCATGGCGGTGCTCACCACCGCAGCGTTTTATTACAGAAAACGGATGTTCGGATGGATATTCTTCGGCTGGCTGCTTCTGTATCTGACCTTCGGCTTTGTTCAGCGTGAGCGCGGCATCTCGGCCGCCGGCGAACTGGCCGAAGACCGGGGCCACCGGATCGAGCGCCTGGTCGTCAAACCGACCATCGGCAACCTTCTGCTGTGGCGCAGCACCTACATCGCCGGTGATACCGTCCATGTGGACGCCATTCGCTCTGGCATTTTCTCTCCGCAGATTATCTATGAAGGCGATGCCGCCCCGATCATCCGTCCCGAAACGGATTTTGCCGAATGGAAAGGCACCACGCTCTACAATGACCTGCTCCGCTTCCGTCGCTTTTCCGACGGATACCTGATCCGCCATCCGGAAAAAGACGATATCATCGGCGACGCCCGCTACTCGATGATACCCAACGACCTGAATCCACTCTGGGGAATCCGGGCGGATACCACCCGTCCCGACCGCCACGTCCCTTTTCTCAATTTCAGAGATGCCGGGCAGGAGGTCAGACAGACATTTATCGACCAGCTTACAGGCCGGGAAAACCGATAA
- the polX gene encoding DNA polymerase/3'-5' exonuclease PolX — translation MPQPVQKDDIVARLEEIGTLMRLAGENDFRAMAFDRAARTIESLDDDINQHIENQTLTNLKGIGKSIAQDVYTYAESGTIPVLDKLKEQVPDGLIAWLGISGMGPKKIYKIHKELGITELSELREKCRDGSVAELPGMGKKTAEKILASIEWMEQFTDRCRVDEATVIAELFLDRMNDADGVQEISVAGSLRRAKETIGDIDLLIAADRNDAESLMTRFVETGSVTEILGQGETKSSVRTKEGRQVDLRIVSREHYPAALMYFTGSKEHNVAMRQRARARKLQLNEYGLFHQNAENQADFDRPLPAKSEEDIYRHLDLGYIPAELREDHGEFDLAQNGSTPELLEQHQLRGIIHAHSKWSDGKNSIREMAEACISRGYEYLVLTDHSRSAAYAGGLSIEKVHQQWEEIDALNKEFAESAGGNGFVILKGIESDILSDGRLDYPDEVLAGFDMVIGSVHSVLDQPPDAMLGRLMQAAEHPHIHMIGHPTGRLLLRRDGNKADLNRLITHAAAHNTAIEINANPWRLELDWRYGRKARDAGLMSAVCPDAHSTDGLDHVRYGVGTARKAGFSAGQILNTLSVKELFAWLKKSG, via the coding sequence ATGCCACAACCTGTCCAGAAAGACGATATCGTTGCCAGACTTGAAGAAATCGGCACACTGATGCGGCTTGCCGGTGAAAATGACTTCCGCGCGATGGCCTTCGACCGCGCCGCGCGCACCATCGAAAGTTTGGATGACGACATCAACCAGCACATTGAAAATCAGACACTTACCAACCTGAAGGGAATCGGCAAGTCGATCGCGCAGGACGTGTACACATATGCGGAAAGCGGAACGATTCCGGTGCTGGATAAACTGAAAGAGCAGGTGCCGGACGGCCTGATCGCATGGCTGGGCATTTCGGGTATGGGTCCGAAAAAGATCTACAAGATTCACAAGGAGCTTGGCATCACTGAGTTATCGGAGCTCCGTGAAAAGTGCCGTGATGGTTCGGTTGCGGAACTGCCGGGTATGGGCAAAAAGACAGCGGAAAAAATACTTGCATCCATTGAATGGATGGAGCAGTTCACCGACCGGTGCCGGGTCGACGAAGCCACGGTCATTGCGGAATTGTTTCTGGATCGCATGAACGATGCTGATGGCGTGCAGGAAATCTCCGTCGCCGGATCACTGCGGCGCGCCAAAGAGACCATCGGCGATATTGACCTGCTGATAGCCGCTGACCGGAACGATGCAGAATCGCTCATGACCCGGTTTGTTGAGACCGGCAGCGTCACGGAAATCCTGGGTCAGGGTGAAACCAAAAGCTCGGTCCGCACAAAAGAGGGAAGGCAGGTGGATCTACGGATCGTAAGCCGGGAGCATTATCCGGCCGCACTCATGTATTTCACCGGAAGCAAAGAGCACAATGTGGCGATGCGCCAGCGGGCCAGAGCCAGAAAACTGCAGCTCAACGAGTACGGCCTTTTCCATCAGAATGCAGAGAATCAGGCCGATTTTGACCGCCCGTTGCCTGCAAAAAGCGAAGAGGACATCTACAGGCACCTTGACCTCGGGTATATTCCTGCGGAACTGCGCGAAGATCACGGTGAGTTTGACCTCGCGCAGAACGGCAGCACTCCTGAACTTTTGGAACAGCACCAGCTGCGGGGCATCATTCACGCCCACTCCAAATGGAGCGACGGAAAAAACTCCATCCGCGAAATGGCCGAAGCGTGCATTTCCAGGGGGTATGAATATCTCGTGCTGACCGATCACTCCCGAAGTGCCGCATATGCTGGCGGACTCTCCATCGAGAAGGTTCATCAGCAGTGGGAAGAGATTGATGCACTGAACAAAGAGTTCGCAGAAAGCGCCGGCGGAAACGGATTTGTCATTCTTAAAGGGATCGAATCCGACATCCTGTCTGACGGACGCCTTGATTATCCTGATGAGGTGCTGGCCGGCTTCGACATGGTCATCGGAAGTGTGCATTCAGTTCTCGATCAGCCTCCTGATGCCATGCTCGGGCGCCTGATGCAGGCCGCAGAACATCCGCACATCCATATGATCGGACATCCCACCGGCCGTCTGCTTTTGCGTCGTGACGGAAATAAAGCCGACCTCAACCGGCTGATCACCCATGCCGCCGCACACAATACCGCCATTGAAATCAATGCCAATCCCTGGCGCCTGGAACTTGACTGGCGCTACGGCAGAAAGGCCCGGGATGCGGGACTTATGAGTGCCGTCTGTCCGGATGCGCACAGTACCGACGGACTGGATCATGTGCGCTATGGTGTCGGAACGGCTCGAAAAGCCGGATTTTCTGCCGGGCAAATCCTAAACACACTGTCGGTGAAAGAACTATTCGCCTGGCTGAAAAAATCAGGCTGA
- a CDS encoding lipase family alpha/beta hydrolase, translated as MKKIKPPFYPIIYIRGFAMTQSAVEETVATPYMGFNLGSTKIRQEWDGEVKRHIFESPLIRLMKDFGYVDNYSDGLETEGDIPAKSIIIHRYYEQADSDIGSGDGVPSIEEAAGSLSELILKTRDQVCGDDSDAKSAFRVYLVAHSMGGLIARCLLQNDKIGSKEAKSLVDKVFTYGTPHNGIEIRGVNVPRFLGGWDINNFNRRRIAEYLQLSGSLGSSNGDTARPWRVPGDESNRVDTLDGKFPESRFFCHVGTNHEDYNLSRYAVGPMSDGLVLIKNASIQGAPRTYTHHSHSGHYGLVNSEEGYQNLTRFLFGDVRVTGRMLVRDLPLPPSVRKAHEDGREIRASYLFECTVMTRGARFRLSDRRIDNNSAVFRKFEEMFPDNGASGSKKLRMPVLFSVFLDRKKIESGKTLVFTIDLAVKTTDYRISGNLFTRQRIPEENLFREKVTLKAVQDKGQWRLRYILTDEQWGENKGRSVTFEDGRFLIPLSSRKGFKSDLEVTVDMAT; from the coding sequence ATGAAAAAAATCAAGCCACCCTTCTATCCGATCATTTACATTCGCGGTTTTGCTATGACCCAGTCCGCCGTCGAGGAGACCGTCGCCACCCCATACATGGGTTTCAACCTCGGATCGACCAAAATCCGGCAGGAATGGGACGGCGAGGTCAAGCGCCACATTTTCGAATCCCCCCTCATCCGCCTGATGAAAGATTTTGGCTATGTCGACAATTATTCCGACGGGCTGGAGACGGAGGGCGATATACCGGCAAAAAGCATCATCATCCACCGCTACTACGAGCAGGCCGACAGTGACATCGGCTCCGGTGACGGTGTCCCGTCGATTGAAGAAGCCGCCGGATCCCTCAGCGAACTGATTCTAAAAACGCGTGACCAGGTCTGCGGCGATGATTCCGATGCCAAAAGTGCCTTCCGTGTGTACCTTGTGGCGCACTCAATGGGCGGATTGATTGCACGCTGCCTGCTGCAGAATGACAAAATCGGCAGCAAAGAGGCCAAATCACTGGTGGACAAGGTTTTCACATACGGAACACCCCACAACGGAATCGAAATCCGCGGTGTGAATGTCCCGCGCTTTCTGGGCGGATGGGATATCAACAATTTCAACCGCCGGCGCATTGCAGAATACCTTCAGTTGTCCGGCAGCCTGGGAAGCAGCAACGGAGATACGGCACGGCCGTGGCGGGTTCCGGGTGATGAAAGCAACAGGGTGGATACTCTTGACGGCAAATTTCCGGAATCACGGTTTTTCTGCCATGTCGGAACCAATCATGAAGACTACAATCTGTCGAGGTATGCGGTAGGGCCGATGAGTGACGGACTGGTGCTGATCAAAAATGCGAGCATTCAGGGTGCGCCCCGGACCTACACCCATCACAGTCACAGCGGCCATTATGGTCTGGTCAATTCCGAGGAGGGGTATCAGAACCTGACGCGCTTTCTGTTCGGTGACGTCCGTGTCACAGGCCGGATGCTGGTCCGGGACCTGCCGCTTCCGCCGTCGGTGCGCAAGGCACACGAAGACGGAAGAGAAATACGCGCCTCCTATCTTTTTGAATGCACTGTCATGACGCGGGGCGCGCGATTCCGGCTGAGCGACCGCCGGATCGACAACAACTCTGCCGTTTTCCGGAAGTTTGAAGAGATGTTTCCCGATAACGGGGCATCGGGCAGCAAAAAGCTCCGCATGCCGGTGCTGTTTTCGGTTTTTCTGGACCGCAAAAAAATCGAGTCAGGTAAAACACTTGTTTTCACCATTGACCTGGCCGTCAAAACCACGGACTACCGCATCAGCGGCAACCTGTTCACCCGCCAGCGCATCCCTGAGGAGAATCTGTTCCGGGAAAAAGTAACCCTCAAGGCAGTTCAGGATAAAGGCCAGTGGCGGCTGCGGTACATTTTGACTGATGAACAGTGGGGAGAAAACAAGGGCCGGAGTGTGACATTTGAGGACGGGCGCTTCCTGATTCCGCTGAGTTCCAGGAAAGGGTTCAAGTCCGACCTGGAGGTTACTGTTGATATGGCAACGTAA
- a CDS encoding DUF1684 domain-containing protein gives MKTITIFLFAIAYMAVSGGAAVSADIDNDRDDIDEEYRAFVEEWHEDRVERLKEEQGWLRLTGLYWLSEGEQSFGGGERSRIRFPEGSIPDLAGTFKLEADTVVMRVAGNVDIRDERGRRMAEDTIYTPDLTRELHYRGLTWFVMRRDDKLGIRLYDDDSPHLQHFDGIDRFDIDPDWRVEAEFEPREEGDTMKIENVLGQMVDYAVAGDLYFTVEDEEVSMIALGTGSRLFIPFSDATAGEETYEAGRYVYIDRPEPGEKAIIDFNVSYNPPCAINPYTTCPLPPAENRKNFPIRAGEKRYDKYEPES, from the coding sequence TTGAAAACAATCACAATTTTTCTGTTTGCCATAGCATACATGGCGGTATCCGGCGGTGCGGCCGTCAGTGCTGACATCGATAATGACCGCGACGACATTGACGAGGAATACCGCGCATTTGTTGAAGAGTGGCATGAGGATCGGGTTGAAAGGCTCAAGGAAGAGCAGGGCTGGCTGCGTCTCACCGGTCTGTACTGGCTGAGCGAAGGGGAACAGTCTTTTGGCGGCGGTGAGCGGTCCCGCATCCGGTTCCCTGAGGGATCAATCCCGGACCTCGCCGGAACATTCAAGCTGGAGGCAGACACCGTTGTCATGAGAGTTGCGGGAAATGTGGATATCCGGGATGAGCGCGGACGTCGCATGGCCGAGGACACCATTTACACACCGGACCTGACCCGGGAGCTGCACTACCGTGGTCTGACCTGGTTTGTGATGCGCCGTGATGACAAACTTGGTATTCGCCTTTATGATGATGACAGTCCGCACCTGCAGCATTTCGACGGTATCGACCGGTTTGATATTGACCCGGACTGGCGCGTCGAGGCTGAATTCGAACCGAGGGAAGAGGGAGACACCATGAAAATTGAGAATGTGCTCGGACAAATGGTTGATTACGCCGTTGCCGGTGATCTTTATTTCACGGTTGAGGATGAGGAAGTTTCCATGATTGCTCTGGGAACCGGCAGCCGGCTTTTTATTCCGTTTTCCGATGCCACGGCAGGTGAGGAAACTTACGAAGCGGGACGCTATGTCTATATTGATCGCCCTGAGCCCGGCGAGAAAGCCATTATCGATTTCAATGTGTCTTACAATCCGCCCTGCGCTATAAATCCGTACACCACGTGTCCGCTGCCGCCTGCTGAAAACCGCAAGAACTTTCCGATACGCGCCGGTGAGAAAAGGTATGACAAGTACGAGCCGGAATCCTGA
- a CDS encoding PD-(D/E)XK nuclease family protein, producing the protein MVTFTFEQSEIRVLTMREIFCDGASESWHHLRQEAGGSGTLILVSNLLMEREVRKKWQQHTGDFAPDIRTLASFLDEVARHSIDEADQPALVPAAEERTMWLEQWLSTHPDRDFRRFSGMKSVTAISNIIGDLYRENQRPGALREQLEQIDPDAGVRGIKQQGGKQQGREPGNTLSGSAQRKVLADLLQAYEQEMSEKNWLDREFLPGKMEHCRPHIIRYSKLVIYLADVIDPVQHHALERIARSVGDRTELVRIYAGNADQAGAGFHGTSGFRYMSSFHHPREELEQAMRQILMLISEGNGTAGAQPEYRDFVILAGDLSLYEPMVPAMRERFGVPLYTSRGPSLISHPFIRRLLTYLKLEENGFQIDDVARVFADNRLILPNLEDHDEQKTPNIRHFSQFCREYNFRTLDETEDGISRVFDSLLEYIRYEDDEEKEQKRRDGLRRDRKFYGDVIRNLKKLRTSYNTEGKMLLRDWVGWTEDILGLQKDLMSREANQAKQLLDIILGKLRDSEARLGLVRKLPRSDFFRLLELRLKETRERPEERPGGVLLTEIHQLPEVHDKTVFVLGLHEDGFPRGDRPDFLHFRYEKALEQLTGRKGTESFEQARIQLRRLLAARSPRYLSRPVLVDQKPVMPSPLWLDLEEEIAGRQIARDAGDSGTSPDTGSPGSTSPEAMSPDKPDWPVRSSRLLFSGHDIGKVAAAGNRIAGDSRKIERLAEPFRQAADVEHARRDTSDMGEYDGIVDARIVERWWPLQLQDGHLPMSISRLDTFASSPQEYFFRYVLRLEPLSEYKDDAESSIKGSLLHQILEEFYSETEQEGPPVWPADNPGKARTRMNSIRRRLVELFRHQLGNPDTPFPAMLERNLERVTGWFIDLEALGREIWMEDIDDARPAVFYPEFGFEMEQKWTFSRKMNGIDLRFNGKIDRIDLTSDGKQALIFDYKSGKSGVKKYTHILNGQSYQLPVYGMYLQSCGIPRFLAGYYQLPISGKFKEMGPEFSLGSTEMISEAAWKNKARTKRKRHKEKFKPAEEMAEFMKAIEQHRISWIADAISKGRFHISLDNDLPWSDFRHITRFDERIQKQRRNTELERLKKKSRMADGEPPAKLDTWYIAEPFWEDDNEL; encoded by the coding sequence TTGGTAACCTTCACCTTCGAACAATCAGAAATCCGGGTACTGACGATGCGGGAAATATTTTGTGATGGAGCAAGCGAGTCGTGGCATCATCTGCGGCAAGAGGCCGGCGGATCCGGCACCCTGATTCTCGTGAGCAACCTGCTGATGGAGCGGGAGGTGCGGAAAAAGTGGCAGCAGCACACCGGTGATTTCGCCCCTGACATCCGGACCCTCGCATCGTTTCTCGATGAGGTGGCGCGCCACAGTATTGATGAAGCGGACCAGCCGGCGCTTGTTCCAGCAGCCGAAGAGCGCACCATGTGGCTGGAGCAGTGGCTGTCCACCCATCCCGACCGTGACTTCCGGCGGTTTTCCGGCATGAAATCGGTCACGGCCATATCCAACATTATCGGGGATCTGTACCGGGAAAATCAGCGGCCGGGCGCGTTGCGTGAGCAGCTTGAGCAAATCGATCCTGATGCCGGTGTGCGGGGAATAAAGCAGCAAGGAGGTAAACAGCAAGGCAGGGAACCGGGTAACACTCTGTCCGGATCCGCTCAGCGAAAGGTTCTGGCCGATCTGCTTCAGGCCTATGAGCAGGAGATGTCGGAAAAAAACTGGCTTGACCGCGAGTTCCTGCCGGGGAAAATGGAACACTGCCGTCCGCACATTATCCGGTATTCCAAACTGGTTATTTATCTGGCTGATGTGATCGATCCGGTGCAGCATCATGCGCTGGAGCGGATTGCCCGGTCAGTCGGGGATCGCACGGAGCTTGTCCGGATCTATGCGGGTAATGCAGACCAGGCGGGGGCCGGCTTTCACGGTACCAGCGGGTTTCGGTACATGAGCTCGTTCCATCATCCCAGGGAAGAGCTTGAACAGGCCATGCGCCAGATTCTGATGCTTATTTCGGAGGGTAATGGTACCGCCGGAGCACAGCCGGAGTACCGGGATTTCGTCATTCTCGCCGGAGACCTGTCGCTGTACGAGCCCATGGTTCCGGCAATGCGCGAGCGATTCGGTGTGCCGCTCTACACCAGCCGGGGGCCGTCACTGATCAGCCATCCTTTCATCCGCAGGCTGCTTACCTATCTGAAACTGGAGGAAAACGGATTCCAGATCGATGATGTCGCCCGGGTTTTTGCTGACAACCGGCTGATATTGCCCAACCTTGAGGATCATGACGAGCAGAAAACCCCGAATATCCGTCATTTTTCACAGTTTTGCAGAGAGTACAATTTCCGGACGCTCGATGAAACCGAAGATGGCATATCGCGGGTTTTCGACAGTCTGCTTGAATACATCCGGTACGAGGATGATGAAGAAAAGGAGCAAAAACGCCGCGACGGATTGCGCCGTGACCGGAAATTTTACGGAGATGTCATCCGGAATCTGAAAAAGCTGAGAACATCCTACAACACCGAAGGAAAGATGCTGCTGCGGGACTGGGTCGGATGGACGGAGGACATTCTCGGGCTGCAGAAGGACCTGATGAGCCGGGAGGCCAACCAGGCCAAGCAGCTGCTCGATATCATTCTCGGAAAACTGCGGGATTCGGAAGCCCGCCTGGGACTTGTACGGAAACTTCCCCGGTCGGATTTTTTCAGGCTGCTTGAATTGCGGCTTAAGGAAACACGTGAGCGTCCGGAAGAGCGTCCGGGCGGCGTACTGCTGACGGAAATTCATCAGCTTCCGGAGGTGCATGACAAGACCGTTTTTGTGCTCGGGCTTCATGAGGACGGCTTCCCCAGGGGCGACCGGCCCGATTTTCTGCATTTCCGGTACGAGAAAGCCCTTGAGCAGCTAACCGGCCGGAAAGGGACGGAATCGTTTGAGCAGGCGAGGATACAGCTTCGCCGGTTGCTTGCTGCCCGCAGCCCGCGCTATCTCAGCCGTCCGGTACTGGTTGATCAGAAGCCGGTGATGCCGTCTCCGTTGTGGCTGGATCTTGAGGAGGAGATTGCCGGCCGTCAAATCGCCCGTGATGCCGGCGATTCAGGCACTTCGCCGGATACGGGCTCACCGGGATCAACTTCACCGGAAGCGATGTCACCGGATAAGCCTGACTGGCCGGTCAGATCATCCCGTCTGCTATTTTCCGGTCATGACATCGGGAAAGTGGCCGCTGCCGGCAATCGCATTGCCGGAGACAGCAGGAAAATTGAGCGACTGGCCGAACCTTTCCGGCAGGCTGCCGATGTCGAACATGCGCGGCGTGACACATCAGACATGGGAGAGTATGACGGCATCGTGGATGCCCGGATTGTTGAGCGGTGGTGGCCGCTCCAGCTGCAGGACGGCCATCTGCCCATGAGCATCAGCCGTCTGGATACCTTTGCATCGTCGCCTCAGGAATATTTTTTCCGGTATGTGCTGCGGCTGGAGCCGTTGAGTGAATACAAAGACGACGCCGAGTCCAGCATCAAAGGCAGTCTGCTGCATCAGATTCTGGAGGAATTCTACTCCGAGACGGAGCAGGAGGGTCCGCCTGTCTGGCCGGCTGACAATCCCGGTAAAGCCCGCACCCGCATGAACAGCATCCGGCGCCGGCTGGTGGAGCTGTTCCGGCATCAGCTCGGCAATCCTGACACTCCATTCCCAGCCATGCTCGAGAGAAATCTTGAACGGGTGACCGGATGGTTTATCGATCTTGAGGCTCTTGGCAGGGAAATATGGATGGAGGATATCGACGATGCGCGTCCGGCTGTTTTCTATCCGGAGTTTGGATTTGAGATGGAGCAAAAGTGGACGTTTTCCAGGAAAATGAACGGGATCGACCTGCGATTTAACGGGAAAATTGACCGCATCGATCTGACATCCGACGGAAAACAGGCACTGATCTTCGATTACAAATCAGGCAAGTCCGGTGTGAAAAAATACACGCACATACTGAACGGGCAGAGCTATCAGCTGCCGGTTTATGGCATGTATCTGCAAAGCTGCGGCATCCCCCGGTTTCTTGCCGGCTATTACCAGCTGCCGATCAGCGGGAAATTCAAAGAGATGGGGCCGGAGTTTTCACTCGGATCGACTGAAATGATCTCTGAGGCAGCCTGGAAAAATAAAGCCCGGACCAAAAGAAAGAGGCATAAGGAAAAATTCAAACCAGCTGAAGAGATGGCGGAATTCATGAAGGCCATCGAACAACACCGCATCAGCTGGATTGCGGATGCCATCAGCAAAGGCAGGTTCCACATCAGCCTTGACAACGATCTGCCCTGGTCCGACTTCCGGCATATTACCCGTTTTGATGAGCGGATTCAGAAACAAAGGAGGAACACAGAGCTGGAGCGGCTGAAAAAAAAGAGCCGGATGGCTGACGGCGAGCCGCCGGCAAAGCTGGACACCTGGTACATCGCAGAACCTTTTTGGGAAGACGATAATGAGCTTTGA
- a CDS encoding amidohydrolase family protein, whose protein sequence is MKINVHAHVFNFQSILTKETILLLSHRLSGKNLPEPLRDAILSYLRTRRKSRSKDISLDDFHRTIRKTRFFNRLMPGKMRDFFDRHLELPPSSETASLLTSLLEASVIDRNQASSSTVINTFEWLRIGFAAAISDVADDLIVQMDEDDLAVLLPMDIIDPKAGSREKKLFPKQLADTTRQALRFPGRLLPFGMVNPARKESFELFREAINSGSCVGLKLYPALGYSIRGEMMDEVLAFCDSESVPVLLHCNDTGFRKSPDAAQYGHPGHWIPVLEKHSSLKVCFGHFGGEKQDDEDVWIAPGLPRDSWAHHILDLMDRFPGRVFADVSYHNEQYDDPDAGDNYRKNLAAVLENPKYRSQVLWGTDYHLLRIDCTDPDYTDAFCSMIGEDNFELMARKNPAAFLGLPVDDAEEKPNIARHVRWLLENNARAVHGKPAPWLRNHPEGNVIEGSGTDPAGDAPWDVNNRIHTSLFNFIWNYKEPDFLSEGMRKRINRESDDIKAKFEHLGRTPIGELTFHSGALSDSTDRNQSIRSFCNRLDTWFGRVNEIGRIRDINSAFYRKMNTVCSDPGKTIPKIAPVLEQFYRVSSDLTDES, encoded by the coding sequence ATGAAAATCAATGTTCACGCCCATGTGTTCAATTTTCAGTCCATTCTGACCAAAGAAACCATCCTGCTGCTGTCGCATCGCCTGTCCGGAAAAAACCTGCCCGAACCGCTTCGTGACGCCATACTTTCATATCTTCGTACCCGGCGGAAAAGCAGAAGCAAAGACATCTCCCTTGACGATTTCCACCGCACCATCCGCAAGACCCGCTTTTTCAACCGGCTGATGCCCGGAAAAATGCGTGATTTTTTCGACCGGCACCTGGAACTGCCCCCGTCATCCGAAACCGCTTCCCTGCTGACCAGCCTGCTCGAAGCATCTGTCATCGACCGGAACCAGGCAAGCTCATCGACCGTAATCAACACCTTTGAATGGCTGCGCATCGGATTCGCAGCCGCCATATCCGATGTCGCTGATGACCTGATCGTGCAGATGGATGAGGACGATCTGGCCGTGCTGCTGCCGATGGATATTATTGATCCCAAAGCGGGCAGCCGTGAAAAAAAACTTTTCCCGAAGCAGCTCGCCGATACCACCCGGCAGGCACTCAGATTTCCCGGACGCCTGCTTCCCTTCGGAATGGTAAATCCAGCCAGAAAAGAGAGTTTTGAGCTCTTCAGGGAAGCCATCAACAGCGGCTCGTGTGTCGGACTCAAGCTCTATCCCGCCCTCGGGTACAGCATCCGGGGTGAGATGATGGATGAGGTTCTCGCATTCTGCGACAGCGAGTCGGTCCCGGTGCTGCTGCACTGCAACGACACCGGCTTCCGGAAGAGTCCCGATGCCGCACAATACGGGCATCCCGGACACTGGATTCCGGTTCTTGAAAAACACTCCAGCCTGAAGGTCTGTTTCGGACATTTTGGCGGCGAGAAGCAGGATGATGAAGATGTCTGGATCGCACCCGGGCTTCCGCGCGACAGCTGGGCGCACCACATTCTGGACCTGATGGATCGCTTCCCCGGCCGGGTATTTGCCGATGTCTCCTATCACAACGAGCAGTACGACGACCCGGATGCCGGAGACAATTATCGGAAAAACCTCGCCGCTGTGCTTGAAAATCCGAAATACCGCAGCCAGGTGCTCTGGGGAACCGACTATCACCTGCTTCGCATCGACTGCACCGATCCCGATTACACCGATGCGTTCTGCAGCATGATCGGCGAAGACAATTTTGAACTGATGGCGCGGAAAAATCCGGCCGCATTCCTCGGCCTTCCCGTCGATGACGCCGAAGAAAAACCGAACATAGCAAGACACGTCCGCTGGCTGCTCGAAAACAACGCCCGGGCGGTCCACGGAAAACCCGCTCCCTGGCTGCGCAATCACCCGGAAGGCAATGTCATTGAAGGCAGCGGCACCGATCCGGCCGGAGATGCACCCTGGGATGTCAACAACCGCATCCACACATCCCTTTTCAACTTCATCTGGAATTACAAGGAGCCCGATTTCCTGAGTGAAGGCATGCGCAAACGCATCAACAGGGAATCGGACGATATCAAGGCAAAATTTGAACACCTTGGACGCACCCCGATCGGCGAGCTCACATTCCACAGCGGCGCGCTGTCCGACAGCACCGACCGAAACCAGTCCATCCGCAGCTTCTGCAACCGCCTCGACACCTGGTTTGGCCGCGTCAATGAAATCGGACGCATCCGCGATATCAACAGTGCCTTTTACCGCAAAATGAACACCGTCTGCTCCGATCCGGGCAAAACCATCCCGAAAATCGCACCCGTACTTGAGCAGTTTTACCGGGTCTCATCCGACCTGACCGATGAATCATGA